One window of the Diachasmimorpha longicaudata isolate KC_UGA_2023 chromosome 9, iyDiaLong2, whole genome shotgun sequence genome contains the following:
- the LOC135165992 gene encoding uncharacterized protein LOC135165992, whose amino-acid sequence MAGCVTHGLSLFLLVLGISESHQQAKPFVFPEYPYKETSKNELLFREFEQACEESGACKTLSQQRSAVAKTRCIRECVSPSCYREIYLFDQLEEGEIDVRLNSFKGCFMQRNGRPRK is encoded by the exons ATGGCGGGGTGTGTGACACACGGGCTCAGTCTGTTTCTACTTGTGCTTGGAATTAGTGAGAGTCATCAGCAGGCGAAGCCATTTGTCTTCCCAGAGTATCCGTACAAAGAGACTTCCAAAAAc GAATTACTATTCCGCGAGTTCGAGCAAGCTTGCGAGGAGAGTGGAGCCTGCAAAACCCTCTCCCAACAGAGAAGCGCAGTGGCTAAGACCCGATGTATTCGCGAATGCGTCTCGCCGTCTTGTTATCGCGAAATCTACCTCTTCGATCAG TTGGAGGAGGGTGAAATCGACGTGAGACTGAACTCATTTAAGGGTTGTTTTATGCAGCGCAACGGTCGCCCTCGGAAATAA
- the LOC135165980 gene encoding uncharacterized protein LOC135165980, with amino-acid sequence MFMTIRTELMMRDESKQISAAEKIHKELCRRKDRREEFMEDLLRFSVAHALCDVMGTTNEKLLKPVLESLSVLSTTKIFFENNLGNLSLDKIMKTSFFLLRKRTQFEEILFHMLLTVEKILVSAEMFQVDLVNLCEINMMLEYLLDFEAVGNWQMKPKLCSVRIFKQIIHVIGIPLDDKSSEMVRKLFEDHLKCLEQVIKVRGNPNCPIALTAIKHICEINCKAVWFCSTIRDSYDSDIYVVPPPKPFHDALIVSLMSTASESLIKSVLPHFHQLPPTSNIIQYIRESFLTFLNQLYDLDVPTHILSRTLATEGYLMFLFQEGRSQFLQKMKWFPNTVSHVLAKVLTNLAVKEGSLGVDATAGDVEGFRDSLAQGIISTIESEPMKNSSAFLTLIYFHHKATKKEIEVPLEVIVEKILHIPEAHFRVPEVKVLWFILAKLMLRVRERPKGLSEAVSKLFGIVKDLGIGRCFLDDEEVVKSVLVHPLGHEIRRDVLKMWIERYGEVENVWDDFSQDNLIFCLWKLIETSPDNFVRKAQKCLEVIISKKNLEKDMKYFFLQRIPDIIADFNNSKSHNFISILELFEKLTPEDFPGEFGPHCAPNIIRILLIEGLDTRVKCLLMQFCSRILSSSGRQSDPRVAKIFVEKPDIIREICTQAFSWESEDALSGVCLRVLTILLVTQQKFKLKSKETLVLEEMQLYSPLKRSLVVSLEGVRFLTILLSESVEEPVVKFEDFTGGTRRDEVIYGIYDRVIVLQGMCGLEHWIYLYNCLSTILTFCEGRKFRKTLALCCDSPAHFFLVFFATQKLDTSPQFFSFLNNWLTISISIRTLSIQCALSSREKRTRDKIEANLPFGRTLMFLNVYINHLRGDANVDQAVLASLRTLIEKII; translated from the exons ATGTTTATGACGATCAGAACAGAGTTGATGATGAGGGACGAGAGTAAACAG ATCTCAGCAGCAGAGAAAATTCACAAGGAACTTTGTAGACGGAAGGACAGAAGAGAGGAATTTATGGAGGATCTTTTGCGATTCAGCGTTGCTCATGCCCTCTGCGATGTCATGGGGACTACCAACGAGAAATTGTTAAA GCCAGTCCTAGAGAGCCTCTCAGTCCTCTCCACGACAAAGATCTTCTTCGAGAACAACCTGGGGAACCTATCCCTCGACAAAATCATGAAGACGTCATTTTTTCTACTTCGAAAACGAACTCAATTTGAGGAAATCCTGTTCCACATGTTGCTGACAGTAGAGAAGATCCTGGTGAGCGCTGAAATGTTCCAGGTGGACCTGGTGAATCTCTGCGAGATCAACATGATGCTGGAGTACCTGTTGGATTTTGAAGCAGTGGGGAATTGGCAGATGAAGCCTAAACTCTGTTCTGTCAGGATTTTTAAGCAAATTATTCACGTCATTGGAATTCCATTGGATGACAAGAGCTCGGAGATGGTTCGAAAGCTGTTTGAAGACCACTTGAAGTGCCTCGAGCAAGTAATCAAGGTCAGGGGAAACCCCAATTGTCCTATAGCACTCACTGCTATCAAGCATATCTGCGAGATCAACTGCAAAGCTGTTTg GTTCTGCTCAACAATTCGAGACAGTTACGACTCGGACATTTACGTCGTACCTCCTCCAAAGCCCTTCCACGACGCCCTGATCGTCTCCCTCATGTCTACAGCTTCAGAATCTCTGATAAAATCAGTTCTCCCTCATTTTCACCAACTCCCCCCCACCAGCAACATCATCCAGTACATCCGCGAGAGCTTCCTCACATTCCTAAACCAGCTCTACGACCTGGACGTACCCACGCATATCCTTTCCAGAACCCTCGCCACCGAGGGCTACCTGATGTTCCTCTTCCAGGAGGGAAGAAGTCAGTTCCTCCAGAAGATGAAGTGGTTCCCAAATACTGTCTCTCACGTTCTTGCCAAGGTTCTGACGAATCTCGCGGTGAAGGAGGGCTCCCTCGGGGTAGATGCCACCGCAGGAGATGTCGAGGGGTTCAGGGACTCTCTCGCCCAGGGGATCATCTCCACCATTGAGTCAGAACCGATGAAGAACTCCAGTGCTTTCTTGACCCTCATTTACTTTCATCACAAAGCAACGAAAAAAGAGATTGAAGTACCTCTCGAGGTGATCGTGGAGAAGATCCTGCACATCCCTGAGGCCCATTTCAGGGTTCCCGAGGTCAAGGTACTCTGGTTCATTCTGGCGAAGCTCATGCTGAGGGTCAGGGAGAGACCTAAAGGACTCTCTGAAGCTGTCTCAAAACTTTTTGGAATTGTCAAGGACCTGGGGATTGGCAGGTGTTTTCTCGATGATGAGGAAGTGGTGAAGAGTGTTCTGGTACATCCTCTGGGGCATGAAATTAGGCGAGATGTACTGAAGATGTGGAttgagagatatggagaggtGGAGAACGTCTGGGATGACTTCTCTCAGGATAATCTGATTTTCTGTCTTTGG aaattgattgaaacTTCGCCAGATAATTTCGTCAGGAAGGCCCAGAAGTGCCTTGAGGTGATAATCAGCAAGAAGAACCTTGAGAAagacatgaaatattttttcctgcaGAGGATTCCCGACATCATCGCTGACTTCAACAACTCCAAATCTCACAATTTCATATCAATTCTGGAACTCTTTGAAAAACTCACTCCTGAAGACTTTCCAGGGGAGTTCGGGCCCCACTGTGCCCCCAACATCATCCGAATACTCCTCATCGAGGGATTGGACACAAGGGTGAAGTGCCTCCTCATGCAATTCTGCTCCAGAATTCTCTCCTCCAGTGGACGTCAGTCGGACCCAAGAGTAGCCAagattttcgttgaaaaaccTGACATCATCAGGGAAATCTGCACCCAGGCCTTCAGTTGGGAGAGCGAGGACGCCCTCTCTGGAGTCTGCCTTAGGGTTCTCACGATTCTCCTCGTGACCCAgcagaaatttaaattaaagagCAAGGAGACCCTGGTTCTGGAAGAGATGCAGTTGTACAGCCCTCTGAAGAGGTCTCTGGTGGTGTCCCTGGAGGGTGTGAGGTTCCTTACGATTCTCTTGTCAGAGAGTGTTGAGGAGCCGGTGGTGAAGTTCGAGGACTTCACCGGTGGGACTCGAAGGGACGAGGTCATTTATGGTATCTACGACAGGGTCATCGTACTCCAGGGAatg TGTGGTCTAGAACACTGGATCTACCTCTACAACTGCCTCTCGACAATCCTGACCTTCTGCGAGGGTCGGAAATTCAGGAAGACCCTGGCCCTCTGCTGCGACTCCCCAGCCcactttttcctcgtcttcttCGCCACTCAGAAACTCGACACTTCACCCCAATTCTTCAGTTTCCTCAACAACTGGCTGACAATCTCCATCTCCATCCGCACCCTCAGTATTCAGTGCGCACTGTCATCCAGGGAGAAACGAACAAGAGACAAAATTGAAGCCAATCTTCCGTTTGGAAGGACTCTAATGTTCCTGAATGTCTACATCAATCATCTGAGAGGTGACGCGAACGTTGATCAGGCTGTACTCGCATCTCTGAGGACTTTG attgaaaaaatcatttga